The Candidatus Uhrbacteria bacterium genome has a segment encoding these proteins:
- a CDS encoding glycine--tRNA ligase: protein MSPEKKMDLLMSLCKRRGFVYPDSDIYGGFANAWDYGPNGIELKNNIRDAWWKRFVHAREDVVGVDTPIIQHPKVWEASGHLATFSDPLVDCKKCKRRFRADHLLEAKQAEPGYDKENPFSIKDIDCPECGGELTDIKNFNLMFKTFVGVTEDTANVAYLRPETAAGMFTAWKNVRDTMRKRLPFGIAQVGKAFRNEITPGNFIFRTREFEQMEIEYFVKPDDSERAFEEWLKEMKSWTEDVLKIDPKHLVYKEISAEERAFYSKRTVDIEYLYPFGQKELYGLANRTDYDLSRHQEFSGEDLRWLDPETNEKILPHVVEPTWGLSRTVLAVLAEHLDVDEAETTEGDTEPRMVLRLPPRLAPVKAAVLPLQKKDGLADIGRELAAKIRAAGLVVEYDESGSIGKRYRRQDEIGTPWCFTVDYDTKENNTVTVRDRDAMTQDRIKIDEVVAWIQEKLSK from the coding sequence ATCTCACCCGAGAAAAAAATGGATTTGCTGATGTCGCTCTGCAAGCGACGCGGCTTTGTTTATCCCGACTCCGATATTTACGGCGGCTTTGCCAATGCCTGGGACTACGGCCCGAATGGTATCGAGCTAAAAAATAATATCCGCGATGCTTGGTGGAAGCGTTTTGTGCATGCTCGTGAAGATGTCGTCGGTGTCGACACGCCAATCATCCAGCACCCCAAGGTTTGGGAAGCTTCCGGTCACTTGGCGACCTTCAGTGATCCGCTCGTCGACTGCAAAAAATGTAAGCGCCGCTTCCGCGCCGACCACTTGCTTGAAGCCAAGCAAGCCGAGCCTGGTTACGACAAAGAAAACCCTTTCTCGATCAAAGATATCGACTGCCCTGAATGCGGCGGCGAGCTCACTGACATCAAGAATTTTAACTTGATGTTCAAAACCTTCGTCGGCGTCACGGAAGATACCGCCAACGTCGCCTATCTCCGTCCGGAGACTGCCGCCGGTATGTTTACCGCTTGGAAAAATGTCCGCGACACCATGCGCAAGCGTCTCCCATTCGGTATCGCCCAAGTTGGCAAAGCGTTCCGCAATGAAATCACGCCTGGCAACTTCATTTTCCGCACGCGTGAATTTGAGCAAATGGAAATCGAGTACTTCGTAAAACCGGATGACTCCGAGCGCGCCTTTGAAGAATGGTTGAAAGAGATGAAGTCATGGACGGAAGATGTCTTGAAGATCGATCCCAAGCACCTCGTCTACAAAGAGATCTCGGCCGAGGAACGCGCCTTCTATTCCAAGCGCACCGTCGATATCGAGTACCTGTATCCATTCGGTCAGAAAGAACTTTACGGCCTCGCCAATCGCACAGACTACGATTTGTCGCGCCATCAGGAATTCTCCGGTGAAGATCTGCGCTGGCTGGATCCGGAAACCAATGAAAAGATTTTGCCGCATGTCGTCGAGCCAACGTGGGGCTTGTCCCGCACCGTCCTCGCCGTCCTCGCAGAACACCTTGATGTCGATGAAGCGGAAACCACGGAAGGGGACACCGAGCCGCGCATGGTGCTCCGCCTGCCGCCTCGCCTCGCTCCGGTCAAAGCCGCCGTCCTGCCGCTCCAGAAAAAAGATGGTTTGGCTGATATCGGTCGCGAGCTCGCCGCCAAAATCCGCGCCGCCGGCCTCGTCGTCGAGTATGATGAAAGCGGTTCGATCGGCAAGCGCTATCGCCGTCAGGATGAAATTGGTACGCCATGGTGTTTCACCGTCGACTACGACACCAAGGAAAACAATACGGTCACCGTCCGCGACCGCGATGCCATGACCCAAGATCGCATCAAGATCGATGAAGTCGTTGCTTGGATCCAGGAGAAATTGTCGAAATAA
- a CDS encoding VOC family protein has protein sequence MQKITPCLWFDKNCEEAINFYTSVFPNSKISSILRYPSDMQVGPMTDMAGKVLTAVFELNGLAFQALDGGPLFKINPSINFMVNFDPSRDADAAAHLDDLWAKLSEGGSALMPIGEYPFSKRYGWIQDRFGVSWQLILTNPEGEPRPNIIPSMLFVGDVCGKAEEALNFYASLFKNSRMGTVAHYPAGMEPDKAGTAMFAEASLSGEWLVAMDSARMHDFSFNEGVSLSIDCADQAEVDYFWNKLTEEGEESMCGWLKDKYGVSWQVAPHVLVDYMTDPDQEKVKRVTAAFMKMKKFDIAKLQAAYEGKM, from the coding sequence ATGCAAAAAATCACCCCCTGCCTCTGGTTTGATAAGAACTGCGAAGAAGCGATCAATTTTTATACGAGCGTCTTTCCAAATTCCAAGATTTCATCGATTCTGCGCTACCCAAGCGATATGCAGGTCGGCCCGATGACCGATATGGCTGGCAAAGTCCTGACGGCAGTTTTTGAACTGAACGGCCTTGCCTTCCAGGCGCTCGACGGTGGTCCGTTGTTCAAAATCAACCCATCCATCAATTTCATGGTGAACTTTGATCCGTCGCGTGACGCGGATGCCGCAGCCCATCTCGACGATCTTTGGGCCAAACTTTCAGAAGGTGGCAGCGCACTGATGCCGATCGGAGAATATCCTTTCTCTAAGCGCTACGGTTGGATTCAAGACCGCTTTGGCGTTTCTTGGCAGCTCATCCTGACAAATCCGGAAGGCGAACCGCGCCCTAACATTATTCCGTCGATGTTGTTTGTTGGCGATGTCTGCGGCAAAGCCGAGGAAGCGCTTAACTTCTACGCTTCACTTTTCAAGAACTCGCGTATGGGAACGGTCGCGCACTATCCAGCCGGCATGGAACCGGATAAGGCTGGTACCGCCATGTTCGCAGAGGCATCTCTTTCCGGGGAGTGGCTTGTCGCCATGGACAGCGCACGAATGCATGATTTTTCCTTCAATGAAGGCGTCTCGCTTTCTATTGATTGCGCTGACCAAGCCGAGGTCGATTATTTCTGGAACAAGCTCACGGAAGAGGGCGAGGAAAGCATGTGTGGCTGGCTCAAGGATAAATACGGGGTATCGTGGCAGGTCGCGCCGCACGTTCTCGTCGACTATATGACTGATCCTGATCAAGAAAAAGTGAAGCGTGTCACGGCGGCTTTTATGAAGATGAAAAAATTCGACATCGCCAAGCTCCAAGCAGCTTACGAGGGAAAGATGTAA
- a CDS encoding insulinase family protein, whose protein sequence is MKPIVKKLKNGMTAIVVPQKGATSMTFMAFCRVGSRYESRDINGASHFIEHLMFKGTKRRPDTLTISKELDRYGAEYNAFTSKDLTAYYVKMDAAKTGLAADILHDMIFHSHYDQKELDRERGVIVEEINMYEDNPRMHIEDLLEEVLFPDSTLGWNIAGPRETIRTVPREKLIKYRDAYYIPERMAVCVAGKIDKNIWKILDKTFGSVKAPKTRVDHDFERFHSPAKLKDPVAFQQKNTEQVQLAMAFHALPLGHKDLPAASLLATILGGTMSSRLFIQVRERRGLCYSVNASHQPLEDIGIFGVMSGLDKTRVDEAVKVIWSELKKTTKELVKPEELRRAKDHVRGKLMLAFEDSATQADWYGKQWIFQKSIETPEQRLAKLEKVTAADIRRVAKSIFNPDKMASAVIGPFESKDKVKKLFTVS, encoded by the coding sequence ATGAAACCCATCGTAAAAAAGCTGAAGAACGGCATGACAGCTATTGTCGTCCCGCAAAAAGGCGCCACGTCCATGACCTTCATGGCCTTTTGTCGCGTTGGTTCCCGTTACGAGTCGCGTGATATTAACGGAGCCTCGCATTTCATTGAACACTTGATGTTCAAAGGCACCAAGCGCCGTCCGGATACGCTTACGATCTCTAAAGAACTCGACCGCTACGGCGCCGAGTACAATGCGTTCACATCAAAAGATCTTACGGCCTATTACGTAAAGATGGATGCAGCCAAAACCGGTCTTGCCGCCGACATTTTGCATGACATGATTTTCCATTCGCATTACGACCAGAAAGAATTGGATCGCGAGCGCGGCGTTATCGTGGAAGAGATCAACATGTACGAGGACAATCCGCGTATGCACATCGAGGATTTGCTTGAGGAAGTTTTGTTTCCCGATTCGACACTCGGTTGGAATATCGCCGGTCCTCGCGAAACGATCCGCACCGTCCCGCGCGAGAAGCTCATCAAGTACCGCGACGCGTACTACATCCCGGAACGTATGGCGGTTTGTGTTGCCGGCAAGATTGATAAAAACATCTGGAAGATTCTCGATAAAACATTTGGTTCCGTCAAAGCCCCCAAGACCCGCGTCGATCACGACTTCGAACGCTTCCACTCGCCAGCCAAGTTAAAAGACCCGGTCGCGTTCCAGCAAAAGAATACGGAGCAAGTCCAGCTCGCGATGGCATTCCATGCGCTTCCGCTCGGTCACAAGGATCTGCCGGCCGCATCGCTTCTTGCAACGATTCTCGGTGGCACCATGTCATCGCGCTTGTTTATCCAGGTGCGCGAGCGCCGCGGTCTGTGCTACTCGGTAAACGCATCGCATCAGCCATTGGAAGACATCGGTATCTTTGGTGTCATGAGCGGTCTCGACAAGACTCGTGTCGATGAAGCAGTGAAAGTTATTTGGAGCGAGTTAAAGAAAACAACCAAGGAACTGGTGAAGCCGGAAGAGCTCCGCCGCGCCAAAGATCATGTCCGCGGAAAGCTCATGCTCGCTTTTGAGGACTCTGCGACCCAAGCTGACTGGTACGGCAAGCAATGGATTTTCCAAAAAAGTATCGAGACGCCGGAACAGCGTTTGGCGAAGCTGGAAAAAGTCACCGCGGCCGATATTCGCCGCGTCGCCAAGTCGATTTTTAATCCGGACAAAATGGCCTCGGCTGTCATCGGACCTTTTGAGAGTAAAGACAAGGTGAAAAAGCTCTTTACCGTCTCTTGA
- the frr gene encoding ribosome recycling factor, which translates to MPNRIDEHKAEFQAALEHYQKELHGMRTGRASAALVEGIRVEVYGQSMDLKSNASITIPDNKTLQIEPWDKSIVKDIEKALIDANIGMQPNTAGTTIRLVMPPMTEENRKNMVKLVNQREEQAKITIRNIREKIKTAIQADEKEKVISQDERTRELEKLDKMVAEWNAKIDALTADKEKEIMTV; encoded by the coding sequence ATGCCCAATCGAATCGATGAACACAAAGCGGAATTCCAGGCCGCTCTCGAGCATTATCAGAAAGAACTTCACGGCATGCGCACCGGTCGCGCGAGCGCAGCCTTGGTAGAAGGTATCCGCGTAGAAGTCTACGGCCAAAGCATGGATCTCAAGTCCAACGCTTCTATTACGATTCCTGACAACAAGACGCTCCAGATCGAGCCATGGGACAAGTCCATCGTGAAAGATATTGAGAAGGCGTTGATCGATGCCAACATCGGCATGCAGCCAAACACGGCCGGAACAACCATCCGCCTCGTCATGCCTCCGATGACGGAAGAGAATCGCAAGAACATGGTGAAGCTCGTCAATCAGCGCGAGGAGCAAGCCAAGATCACGATTCGTAACATTCGTGAAAAGATCAAGACCGCTATTCAGGCCGATGAAAAAGAAAAAGTCATCTCGCAGGACGAGCGCACGCGCGAGCTCGAGAAGCTGGATAAGATGGTGGCCGAGTGGAACGCCAAAATCGATGCGCTAACCGCCGATAAAGAAAAAGAAATCATGACCGTATGA
- a CDS encoding triose-phosphate isomerase — MRKTVIANWKMHYGPVKAGAWIRAFRRERLPKDLEIGVAVPFVSLAAARASLGRAGVPYLGAQDAFWANEGAFTGEIGPAMLKEFALSFCLVGHSERRQHLGETDDMVAKKAIALQKNGIRPVICVGETDAQRKKGETLKVVRAQLAAVLSAGLKVDGAGSPMIAYEPVWAIGSGKACSAQDAKGVHEAIHEALVKKFGKSANEIPVLYGGSVDARNVAEYMSTTHIDGVLVGSASLDPRAFGMLCRASLPA; from the coding sequence ATGCGCAAGACTGTCATTGCCAATTGGAAGATGCATTATGGTCCGGTAAAAGCCGGAGCCTGGATTCGCGCCTTTCGCCGCGAACGTCTACCCAAGGATTTGGAGATCGGCGTTGCCGTCCCATTTGTCTCTCTTGCTGCCGCTCGTGCCTCGCTAGGACGTGCTGGAGTGCCTTATTTGGGCGCTCAGGACGCGTTCTGGGCCAATGAGGGCGCTTTCACCGGTGAGATCGGTCCAGCCATGCTCAAGGAGTTTGCCTTGTCATTCTGTTTGGTAGGCCACAGTGAGCGCCGCCAGCATCTTGGTGAGACGGACGACATGGTTGCCAAGAAAGCGATCGCTCTCCAAAAGAACGGAATCCGTCCGGTGATCTGCGTCGGAGAAACCGATGCTCAGCGCAAAAAAGGGGAGACGCTGAAAGTCGTCCGCGCCCAACTTGCCGCCGTCCTTTCCGCTGGTCTTAAAGTCGATGGCGCCGGTTCTCCGATGATCGCCTATGAACCCGTCTGGGCAATTGGCAGCGGCAAGGCTTGTTCTGCTCAGGACGCCAAAGGTGTTCACGAGGCGATCCATGAAGCGCTCGTCAAAAAGTTCGGCAAGTCTGCCAACGAGATTCCGGTGCTCTACGGCGGCTCTGTTGATGCCCGCAATGTTGCGGAATACATGTCGACCACCCACATCGACGGCGTGCTTGTCGGTTCCGCTTCTCTCGACCCCCGCGCTTTTGGCATGTTGTGCCGCGCATCGCTTCCGGCCTAA
- the msrB gene encoding peptide-methionine (R)-S-oxide reductase MsrB: MPIIKDDKDLPKTEEEWKKILTPEEYHVLREKGTDRPFANKYDHEFGDGTYKCAACGAELFDSKAKYDSGCGWPAFFAAAGGDRVKFHDDSTLGMQRIEVTCARCGSHLGHIFDDGPSEHGGKRFCINSTSIDLAKK, encoded by the coding sequence ATGCCTATCATTAAAGACGACAAGGATCTTCCAAAGACGGAAGAAGAGTGGAAGAAAATTCTGACGCCCGAGGAGTATCACGTGCTCCGGGAAAAGGGGACAGACCGTCCTTTTGCCAATAAATACGATCATGAATTTGGCGACGGCACGTACAAGTGCGCCGCTTGCGGGGCCGAGCTCTTCGATTCCAAGGCTAAATACGATTCCGGCTGCGGCTGGCCGGCCTTCTTCGCAGCCGCCGGCGGCGACCGCGTCAAATTCCACGACGACTCAACACTCGGCATGCAGCGCATCGAGGTAACCTGCGCACGCTGCGGCTCCCACCTCGGTCATATCTTCGACGACGGCCCATCCGAACATGGCGGCAAACGCTTCTGTATCAACTCCACGTCGATTGACCTCGCTAAAAAGTAA
- a CDS encoding DUF1801 domain-containing protein — protein sequence MPKEILAYNNRQSKGDKLICDKLAKEIDRGLSKAERKIWHAHPVWFLDGNPIVGYSKLKDGVRLMFWSGASFGVKELIPGTGKFKDASVTYASADKIRANDLARWLKKAKDIQWDYKNIVKRKGKLIRMAQK from the coding sequence ATTCCCAAAGAAATTCTCGCCTACAACAATCGCCAGTCCAAGGGAGATAAATTGATCTGCGACAAGCTCGCCAAAGAAATCGACCGAGGCTTATCCAAGGCCGAGCGTAAAATCTGGCACGCGCATCCTGTTTGGTTCTTGGACGGCAATCCAATCGTCGGATATTCCAAGCTAAAGGACGGTGTCCGATTAATGTTTTGGAGCGGCGCCTCGTTTGGCGTCAAAGAACTCATCCCCGGAACCGGCAAATTCAAAGACGCATCCGTGACCTACGCGTCCGCAGACAAGATTCGAGCAAACGACTTGGCTCGCTGGTTGAAAAAAGCCAAAGACATTCAGTGGGACTACAAGAACATCGTTAAGCGTAAAGGAAAGTTAATAAGAATGGCTCAGAAATAA